One Thiobacillus sp. genomic region harbors:
- a CDS encoding HPr family phosphocarrier protein, producing the protein MPELDVEISNKLGLHARASAKLTQTASQYESEVWLSRNGRRVNGKSIMGVMMLAAAKGTQIHVETHGPDEEAALAALVGLINDKFGEGE; encoded by the coding sequence ATGCCTGAACTGGACGTGGAAATCTCCAACAAACTCGGTCTCCATGCCCGGGCTTCCGCCAAGCTGACCCAGACTGCCAGCCAGTATGAATCCGAGGTCTGGCTGTCCCGCAACGGCCGCCGGGTAAACGGCAAGAGCATCATGGGCGTGATGATGCTGGCGGCAGCAAAAGGTACCCAGATCCACGTGGAAACCCACGGCCCGGACGAAGAGGCCGCCCTGGCCGCCCTGGTGGGCCTGATCAACGACAAGTTCGGGGAAGGGGAATGA